Proteins from a single region of Limisphaerales bacterium:
- a CDS encoding 3-deoxy-7-phosphoheptulonate synthase class II, translated as MNHTATHWTPASWRAQPIQQQPPWPNAGALQAALDEVRALPPLVNHGEVDALRAHLAEAARGKAFLLQGGDCAERFADCTKSAIEAKLKILLQMSLVLTWGARIPIIRVGRMAGQFAKPRSSDTETVDGIEMPSYRGDNVNAITPDLAARRPDPKRLVKAYHLSAATLNYARALVDGGFADLHHPQHWDLGFVRSQSHRAEYEDMVERIRDAIDFLESTGVRGTGALRTVELFSSHEGLLLDYEEALTEKVGDRHYNLGAHFLWIGDRTRNLGDAHLEYFRGIENPIGIKVGKQMQPNELVEIINAVEPANRPGRITLISRIGAADVREALPPLIAAVREAGQKVAWSCDPMHGNTTTTESGLKTRDYDCILAELEAAFELHAADGGQLAGVHFELTGEDVTECTGGPQELSEADLSRSYETYCDPRLNYAQSLELALRIAQRLQSRRTAGTATPNR; from the coding sequence GTGAATCACACCGCCACCCACTGGACCCCCGCCTCGTGGCGCGCCCAGCCCATTCAGCAACAGCCGCCCTGGCCCAATGCCGGCGCATTGCAAGCTGCACTGGACGAAGTACGCGCTCTGCCGCCTTTGGTGAACCACGGCGAAGTCGATGCCCTTCGCGCCCACCTCGCCGAGGCCGCCCGCGGTAAGGCGTTTCTGCTCCAAGGCGGCGATTGCGCCGAGCGTTTTGCCGACTGCACAAAGAGCGCCATCGAGGCGAAGCTGAAAATCCTGTTGCAAATGTCCCTCGTCCTCACATGGGGCGCACGCATTCCAATCATCCGTGTGGGCCGGATGGCAGGCCAGTTTGCCAAGCCGCGCAGCAGCGACACGGAAACAGTTGACGGAATCGAAATGCCAAGCTACCGCGGCGACAACGTAAACGCCATCACGCCCGACCTCGCCGCGCGCCGGCCGGATCCGAAACGGCTTGTGAAGGCGTACCATCTCTCCGCCGCCACGCTGAATTACGCGCGCGCGCTGGTCGATGGCGGCTTTGCCGATTTGCATCATCCGCAACATTGGGACCTCGGCTTTGTGCGCAGCCAATCGCATCGCGCCGAGTACGAAGATATGGTTGAGCGCATTCGCGATGCCATTGATTTTCTGGAATCCACCGGCGTGCGCGGCACCGGCGCGCTACGAACGGTTGAATTATTTTCGTCGCACGAAGGGTTGCTGCTCGATTACGAGGAAGCGCTTACCGAAAAAGTCGGCGACCGCCACTACAACCTCGGCGCGCATTTTCTCTGGATCGGCGATCGCACGCGCAACCTTGGCGACGCGCATCTCGAATACTTTCGCGGCATCGAGAACCCAATCGGCATCAAAGTCGGCAAACAAATGCAGCCGAACGAATTGGTCGAAATCATCAACGCCGTGGAACCCGCCAATCGCCCCGGCCGCATCACGCTCATCTCGCGCATCGGCGCGGCCGATGTGCGCGAAGCGTTGCCGCCACTCATCGCCGCCGTGCGCGAGGCCGGCCAAAAAGTCGCGTGGTCGTGCGACCCCATGCACGGCAACACCACCACCACTGAGAGCGGATTGAAAACCCGCGACTACGATTGCATTCTTGCAGAACTCGAGGCCGCCTTCGAACTCCACGCCGCCGATGGCGGCCAACTCGCCGGCGTACATTTTGAGCTCACCGGCGAAGATGTCACCGAATGCACCGGCGGCCCGCAGGAACTTTCCGAGGCCGATCTCTCGCGCAGTTATGAAACCTACTGCGATCCCCGCCTCAATTACGCCCAAAGCCTCGAGCTCGCCCTCCGCATCGCGCAGCGTTTGCAATCCCGCCGCACCGCAGGAACGGCAACGCCTAACCGATGA
- a CDS encoding DUF3108 domain-containing protein, which yields MKRGALIGIIVFSSAGCLWLLLAWLSITESTYRQPAISRAEAKAVAAPQGIYQPEHFTDGEMSAYKIRLENGFLVLPAGKVTFAVRKLDRNGMALWEFTLKGGAIGGLIHYDATSIVNASFTHSREYHTVQSDLSSRKVDLAFDEKNRVCKRTLDGHPDGQVVTEMETLDPLSIIFKFREMNLAAASKFSSAVSDGKATFPVTVNVVGKQAIKIGGQAYHTILVEPDLGNFRGIFKKNPNAKLQIWLSDDAHRIPLRIKTKIKHGTFIAELEKYQRPRQPNSPSAVATTSRLIKLIISGAVFIFLVGFFLRRN from the coding sequence ATGAAACGCGGCGCCCTCATCGGCATCATCGTGTTTAGCAGCGCCGGCTGCCTGTGGCTGCTGCTCGCGTGGCTGAGCATCACGGAAAGCACTTATCGTCAACCCGCCATCTCGCGCGCAGAAGCCAAGGCTGTTGCCGCCCCACAAGGCATTTATCAGCCGGAACATTTCACCGATGGAGAGATGAGTGCCTATAAGATTCGCCTTGAGAACGGATTCCTCGTGCTACCAGCCGGCAAAGTCACCTTTGCTGTCCGGAAGCTGGATCGCAATGGGATGGCGCTGTGGGAATTCACCCTCAAGGGCGGCGCAATCGGCGGGTTGATACACTATGATGCCACTTCCATCGTTAATGCCAGCTTCACCCATTCCCGCGAATATCACACCGTCCAGTCCGATCTTTCCTCGCGCAAGGTGGACCTTGCCTTTGATGAAAAAAACCGCGTCTGCAAACGCACGCTCGATGGACATCCTGACGGCCAAGTAGTCACCGAAATGGAAACACTTGATCCGCTCAGCATCATTTTCAAATTTCGCGAAATGAATCTCGCCGCTGCCAGCAAATTCTCCAGTGCCGTGAGCGATGGTAAGGCCACCTTTCCGGTCACGGTCAACGTGGTCGGCAAACAAGCGATTAAGATCGGCGGCCAAGCCTACCACACCATTCTCGTGGAGCCGGATCTCGGCAATTTTCGTGGCATCTTTAAGAAGAATCCTAACGCCAAGCTGCAAATCTGGCTCAGCGACGACGCCCATCGAATACCTCTCCGCATCAAGACCAAGATCAAACACGGCACCTTCATTGCCGAACTGGAAAAATATCAACGCCCCAGGCAGCCCAATTCACCCTCCGCCGTGGCAACCACGTCCCGCCTCATCAAGCTCATCATCAGCGGCGCCGTATTTATCTTCCTCGTCGGTTTTTTCTTACGAAGGAATTAA
- a CDS encoding thioredoxin family protein, whose product MHPIWAHTMLPLLATLLVMAGCGRKQTPSAPPPEPASPKPASPLPSADEKALQQLGQQVFDAFKQGDAAKFQALTVAGLTAPELETALRTVRAKEARQYIARLEAIPVDKRNALQLDTLRLSKAFLANPKTAFATEWPAMQTLVSELSKSQLTFFHHHTTTNAPLDWAQAGKPAVVLSINPQTDLILPEARVDLMFSAGGKSYRLQLSNCAKLPGQRWRVAEELRFIDLTAEAATEKDWGTDLPAALKQARAEGKRVLLEFTGSDWNPSCIALHDRVLTQPGFRDWAAQKLVLVRANFPRHTSPPKAQADANKLLVHKYAVQGFPTFLLLNADGTVLHRIEGYDNEDVLVWVGALKKKLNPENE is encoded by the coding sequence GTGCACCCGATTTGGGCCCACACGATGTTGCCGCTGCTCGCCACTCTGTTGGTGATGGCGGGGTGTGGACGCAAACAAACCCCCTCGGCACCTCCCCCAGAACCCGCGTCTCCCAAGCCGGCCTCGCCATTGCCTTCCGCTGACGAAAAGGCACTTCAACAACTCGGCCAACAAGTCTTCGACGCGTTTAAGCAAGGTGATGCCGCGAAGTTTCAAGCCCTCACCGTCGCCGGCCTGACCGCACCCGAACTGGAAACCGCCCTGCGCACCGTGCGTGCAAAGGAAGCGCGCCAATACATCGCCCGGCTCGAAGCCATCCCGGTGGACAAACGCAACGCGCTGCAACTTGACACGCTACGTCTGTCCAAGGCGTTTCTGGCCAACCCCAAAACCGCGTTCGCCACCGAATGGCCCGCGATGCAAACGCTCGTCAGCGAATTAAGCAAATCGCAATTAACGTTTTTTCATCACCACACCACCACCAACGCTCCGCTGGATTGGGCCCAAGCGGGCAAGCCTGCCGTGGTGCTTTCCATAAACCCGCAAACCGATCTCATCCTGCCCGAGGCGCGGGTGGACCTGATGTTCAGCGCCGGCGGCAAGAGCTATCGGCTACAGCTTTCCAACTGCGCCAAACTGCCCGGGCAACGCTGGCGCGTCGCCGAAGAACTGCGCTTCATCGACCTCACCGCCGAGGCCGCCACCGAGAAGGATTGGGGCACCGACCTCCCCGCCGCCCTCAAGCAGGCCCGCGCTGAGGGCAAGCGTGTGCTGCTCGAATTCACCGGCTCGGACTGGAACCCTTCCTGCATCGCGCTGCACGACCGCGTGCTGACGCAACCGGGGTTTCGCGATTGGGCCGCCCAAAAGCTCGTGCTCGTGCGCGCCAATTTCCCGCGTCACACCTCCCCGCCCAAGGCGCAGGCCGACGCCAATAAATTGCTCGTTCACAAATACGCCGTCCAGGGGTTTCCCACCTTCCTGTTACTCAATGCCGACGGCACAGTGCTCCACCGCATTGAGGGCTACGACAATGAAGATGTCCTCGTGTGGGTGGGGGCATTAAAAAAGAAACTCAATCCAGAAAATGAATAG